TAGTTTTTTCAGGGCTAAAATGTCCCGCTACTGCGTTATAAATCTTGACACGCATAACAAGTGTCCGGAGTTAGCGAGCGAATAAAGATAAAGACTTTTTTCGTTTCGTGTCGAAGAATCCTCGCCTTCGGGGCGTGGTTCTTCCAAATAGCGGGCTATGGCTTCGCGAGAACCATCCTCTTGCGATTTCTGCCTTGAATCGAAACATTTTATCTCCCGAAAAATCTAACCCAAACTCAATCAGAGATTCCTTAAGTAGGACAAAGCCGCTTCTAAATCATGTTCACCACCTTCTTGACCAGTTTTTCTATCCCTTCCGCAACTTCTGAAATCCTTTTGCCCAGCATGTATGCCGGTGTTGATACAATCCGATGCACCTCATCGACGACAATATCCTCCACTTTTGTGTCGACATGTTCAGTTCCCATCTTTTGAAGCGCAGCTGCGGTCTCGCCATCATTGCCGATGGTCAGCTTGACCAGCTCTCCTTTTCCCTGTGCCACTTTCGCCATGAGCGCCGGGGCAATACAGATCACCCCGATCGGTTTCCGAGCATCCAATATCGACCGGACCAGTTTTCCTACATCGGGATCCACCTGACAGTTCTCTTCCTTCACTGCAAAATCACAGAGATTCTTTGCTGCTCCATAGCCCCCCGGAAGAATCAAGGCATCCAGCCCGGCGGGATCGACCCCTTTCAGGTCTTGTATATTCCCACGCGCAATCCGGGCGGATTCAATTAAGACATTCCGTTTGTCGGACATTTCCTTTCCGGTCCGATGGTCGATGACATGCATCTGATCAATATCAGGGGCCATGCAGACCGCCTCTGCCCCGGCACGATCAATCGCCAGCAAAGTCACAACCGTCTCCTGTATTTCTGCTCCATCCAGATGGCCACAGCCTGACAACACGACGCCAATTTTTCTTCTCATTTCTTCCTCCTTTTCCTTGTTGGACTGATGAAACATACGCTATCAGAAGTCTTAAAAAAAAGTCAAATCAAGCCTCTCAAGTTCAGGTCAAACTCAACCGATAAGAACGGTAGGACATATGGAAACAATGTAGGTGAGCGCAATCGCGAAGAGAAGGATTCCTACGGAACATAAAAGACTAGAACATTAATATACTATATGGATATAAGACAGAATTGAAGATCGGTGGTATAATGTAATTGGAGGTGGAAAAATGAATACATTAAGACGATTTTTCACAGTAACGTCCTTAGTGATCATCTCTGTTCTCTTCTTAATGACCTATACCCTCCTGGCGAGAGAACTCCCACTCCTTCTCGATGTTTCTGAACTTGGAGAGAAATATGACAACCGGCGGGTCACCGTCATGGGTTGGGCACGTTCGGCTGTCCTCATGAGAGGCCGGATGGGCTCGAGCTTTGTCAGTGCAACCGTGGGAGAGGGAGGAGACGAGGTCACCGTCTTCAGCGATTTTCCCAACTACAACATGGTCAACAGCCGGGTCATCGTCCAGGGAGTCTATCACCATGAAGGCCGATTTGGCGGCTTGCCTACCGAGCATTTTATCGTAGCAGATGCCGTTGTCAGGGACTGGGGTGCTTCAGACTCGCCTACACCCTCTCCATCCCCGAGGCCTTCAGATCTTAAAGACTAAGAAAAAAGACAAACGATTGAGGGACGGAGATTGCACTTGGAATACCTGTTCAAAAGTCGAACCCGAGTCTCGATTTTAGAGTGGTCTGGAGCCGCTCGACCCCTTCCGGGGCACGGGTATCAATCGTCAGCAGAAAGCTGTTCCTGATAAAAAAGGCCCCGGCGCTGATCTTCAAAGAGGTATCATTGAGGATCCGTAAATCATCCGGCTGTTCAATCACCGGCTGAATAAAAACCGTCTCTGAAAATAAGAGGTTTTCCTGAAGGTTCAGATTCAGCTGAATATAGTTCGACCATCGGTTCGAAAAGGTCGTCAGATCGTTCTGACTGCTTTCCGGGGATCCGGTCAGTTCCTCATACTCCGCCATATATCCCGTCCCAAAAGTAAAGCGACCCTCATCCCACCTTGCAAGTGTCAAGCGGACACCGATACCGGCCAGGGCACGAATAGACAACCTCTGGAATTCATCGTGAGAATTCTGAAGAAACAGCTCCCAAGAGAATCGATCTGTCTTTTTCTTACGGAAGCGTAGATGCTCAAAGTGACCGGAGAGAAACTTTTCGCCTTCTTTTTCCCCGTATTCGCCTCTCGCGATAAAAAGGATAAGACGATCCCTTTTCCGGAACCCCACATCCACCTCTCCTGAAACCTGAAAGAGGTCAGGATTTCCCGTCCGCCATTGCAGCGGAAGGCTCACGGCACCGGAATATCCCTCAGGAAGGTCATCGACCTCGTCGAGGATATTGACGATCTGTCCTGTCGCGAAACTCGGCCAGAGGCTTAAGCTCAGGAGGATAGTCCAGAGAATTTTTCGGTTCATAACTTCACTTATAAAGGACGGGGTTAACTCGAACAGAAGCCCGTTCCGAGGGATGAGGCCTCATCCAGGATCTGCACACACAAGCATTCTCTAGCGGCTGAGTTCGCCCGGACCGGTTAATGTCGGTTTTTTTTGAAATCCTTGGGGAGGCGTGAATTTCTTTTTAGGGATCCGCTTCCGGTGCAGCAGCGTAAGGACCTGCTCTCGCCCGCTCCGGTTGCCCGGGCTGACCACGGCAACATGGGCCGGAATTCCCGGCGATTGTTTCAGGTCAAAAAAAATCTTATTTTGACCTGTGGTGTTGGCCCCGATCCTGACCAAAAACCGTTCGTAGGCGTCAAAGGCCTGAAAATCCTCAAGCAAGAACCCCGATTTATCCCATACAATAAAACAGATCTCTTCAAGCGGGAGCTCCTTCTCCATCACACGAAAAGGGGTACAGGAGAAGCCATCTTTCGTCTTTCGTTTTGTCCCACTTGCTTTAAAGGTCAGTGCCCTGGGAGGTTCAGCCGTCCCCTGCGCCATCTGTTTCAACATGCCCCTGAGTTCCATCTGCTGCTCCGGGGGCAATCGCTCCATCTGCTTTTCAATCCGGCGCTTCATCTTGTCCCGCATTTCCTTGATTCGCGCAATGTCCGCATCGCTGATCTCGGAATAAATTTTTTGTTCTGAATCGATCGTCCAGAGCTTCTGCTGATCACCATCAAAAATCATGATGCCGCCTCTCGAATCCTCGACACGCAGTTTTTTTCCTTCCAGCATGAAGGTCACCATATGGCTCAGCTCTCCGCTTGAATTTTTGGCCTCAAAGCGAAGCATCAGACCGGCGGAGGCGGCAGAGGCCGACATCGTAATAATTAAAAAAATAAAGAAACCGATCTTCCGCTGAAACATTGCTTCCTCCTACATCGTTCGTAAACTTTTGACTCTGAGCCTATCCAACTGTAACTGTTCAGCATGCCACTACTTTGGCTTCGCGAGACCCATCCTTCAGGGCAAGGCGCGAGGAGCGCAGAACCACAGCAGGTGTATGCTACGTGGGTTGGAGCCCACAGCAACGCCGCCATGGAGGAAAGGAGGGGTGTGCTGGATAGTTACATTAATCGGCCAGGGGGTTTATATCTTTCTGAACCTGCGGCCCTGAGGCCTTCCTAGATTCTGCTTCTGCGGCGGCGATCTCGTCCCGTATCGTGAAAGACACGGCGACGGGTTGGACTGTTTTCGCAACCACATCCCGGGTCTTGACGACGTTTAACTTATTAAAGAGAAAGACAAACCTCTCTTCAAGTGACCGACCAATCTTTTCACGAAGATCAGAGGGAAGCTCCCAAAGGCGTCTTTTAAAGGGGCCAATCGCCTTCTTTCGGGTCTTATAAATAAATTGTTCTTCTGTCTGGTCCGACGTCCTCTCCCCCTTGCAGGTCTCCCGCAAATAGGTATAGATCTCTTCTCTCAACACTCTTGGAATACGGTCATAGATCATATTCTGAAACTCGGTGGCAAGATGAATTTCGGCGGTTCCGGTCGTGGGAAAGCGGTCAAACACTTCAGCCGGCAAGGTGGATGCCCCGTGCTGGACGGCGCCGGACAAGCCATATTTTACCTGGGCCACCTTAGAAATTTCTTTAAGAACGCTGAAATCAAGCTTGACCTCTGCAACCGTTCCGTCGGCCAGAGGAACCCCCCCGTGACTGGTTCCCGTCTGTACAGAGATCTTACTGATCCCTGTAAGCTTAGATCCTTGCCTTTGAAGACTTTCGAGGAACTGATCGAGGTAAACCTCGAATTCCTCCACCGTCGAATTTTTCCCCCCAACCTCACCGATCTCCCCACCCACAGAAATTGTTACTCCTGCCGGTTCAAGAGAGCGGATATAGGCCGTCAGGTCTGCCGCAACCTCGAAGTTGTCCCGCTGCTGTTCAATGATATTCGGGCGATCAAGGACGACGAGGGTTGAAGAGTCAATGTCAATGTTGTAGAAACCTGCTGTGATCGCCTCTTTGATCAGTTGACGAATGCCGCCCAGCTCCGTCTCACGATCTGCGGTGTATTTCTTCGCGCTAACTTGAATATGGTCTCCCTGGATAAACAGAGGCCCCGTAAAACCTTCCTGTATCGCTGCCGCAGTCATGACAGCGGCATATTCTGCGGGAGACTGATGCGTATAATTCATTTCCGACTTGGCAATCTCCAGGATAAAGGCCCCGACTTCCCCATGGGAAGCGGCCCGAAAAATAGCACGTGCCGTGTCGTAGGCCATCACCCGGACGTTGATCGCAGGGACGGTAAATCCACTATTTTCTCCCCTCCCCCTGGCCTCGTAAAGCGGCTGGATGGAACTTAAATGAATGCCCAAATGAGGCGCAGCCATCTTGATGATCCAGCGAGCCGTTCCTCGCATCTCATCCTTCTCATGAAATACGGCAGTCCAGACCAGGCGGTCGATGAGCGCACCCCGGACCCGACTGGCATCGATGACAGAGATCTTCCTGTCCGAGATTTCAATAATCCCTTTCAGGGTGTCCCCCAGCTGGCTCATGGTCTGAAAAAACATCTGATTCTCCCTGAAATGAGGCCTGAATATAAAACCGACGCCACCTTATCAAAAGCACACAAAAAGGTCAATTGAAGAACCCCGCCGAAGAACGGCGAGTGCAGGCAGGATAAAGAGTCTTGAAGGTTGCAGAAAGTCCCAGGAGGACGATCAGGGGGGATCTTTGACCACTTCCAGGACCATCCGGGCCGATTGACTCATTTCGTCAATATGAACCCACTCCCGGACCGTGTGTATCGCATGCATCCCGGTCCCGAGATTTGCGACCACGATTCCCTTTTCGTTAAAGATATTGGCGTCACAGCCCCCGCCAGTTGCCTGGGTTTGAACACAAACGGAAAGCCGTTTGGCCGCACGCATGATCGATTTCACTATCGGCGTGGCATCTGAAAGATTCATTTTATTGTAATCCCGCCAGATCTTTTCTTCAACCCGACCGGAAATTCTTTTGCCATCAATTTCCACAAAATACTTTGCGGCGGCCTCCTGGAAACAGTCGCTCATATGGGCGGTCTGGGCCTCAAGCTTTTCCTCGTCCCGACTCCGCGATTCTCCCTTGACCCGGACACATTTGGGGATGATGTTGACCGCCGATCCACCCTCAATCAAGCCGATATTCGCGGTCGTTTCAGAATCAATCCGCCCGAGACGCATCCGGCTGATCGCCTCAGACGCAATCTGTATGGCGGAGACTCCGGCCTCCGGAGCGAGTCCGGAGTGCGCCTCAAGTCCGTGAACAATGAACTCCATCCGGTCCGACGCGGGTGATTTGGTGAAGAGAAAATCCACACGGTCGCAATCGAGCACCAGGCCGTTTCTGGCATGCAGATTTTTGTAATCAAGGTGTTTCGCTCCGACCAGACCATCCTCCTCACATATGGTCAGAACCACTTCAATCTCACCATGTTCCGCCTTCTCTTCCCGGATAACCCTGAGAACCTCAATGATAATCGCGATTCCCGACTTGTCATCTCCGCCGAGAATCGTCGTCCCGTCGCTCTTTATGATTTTTCCTTCGATAACCGGCTTGATCCCTTCTCCCGGCACAACGGTATCCATATGAGCAGATAAGAGAAGAGGCGCATGGCCTTTACTCGTGCCCGGGATTCGGGCAATCAGGTTCCCGACTTCTCCCCCAACCGCTTCCCCCGCCTCATCAAAGACGACCTCCGCACCCAAGGCCTCCAGGTCTGACTTGAGTTGAAGGGCAACCTTACCCTCTTTCCTTGAATGGCTGTCGATCTGGACCAGCTTTAGAAAATGCGCAATCATCCGGTCCGTGTTAATCATCATCAAAATCCTCCTCCAAAGATGGGAGGTGAGAAATAACCCATTGAATCACCTGATCCGGGTGAAGCCGGCTGAGGTGCCGTTTTCCATCCGGGTCGGTAAATCTCAGAGCAGAGGTCATCGACCGCCCCGAGTAGCCCTGTGTGAGCCATTTCCCTTCAGCAGGACCTTCCTCCCGGTTAAGATGCTCCGCCAGAGACTCCATCGGAACCATTGGAATAAGAGGCCGTGTCACCGTCTCGGCCCAGGCGTAGTAGCGGTATTCCAGTTCATAAGCGAACCCGCCCTCTTCACGCTCCCGGTCTTCAATCACCAGGAAAAGGTTCCCTTGGCAGAAGTGATCAATCGCCTCTCGCGGCGGACGCTGCTCATCGATCACGACGGAAAGACCGGCCTCCGGATATTCCTCCAGGCCGATAATCCCTTTTTCGAAAAGTTCCATTGAAAGGAGAATTTCGTCAAAAGCTCCCCGCCATAGCGAACGGTAGTCATCCTTTTTTCTAAAAAGATCCGGCAGGAGGGGAAGGAGGGCCTTGTAATAAAACACTTCTTTGGGGCCAGTGTAGCTGGCGATCTGGGAAGCGATCGGACTTTCTTCAGAATGGCAGAGGGCATCGATCAAAAGATTCACCTGAACTCCCTCTTCCGATGAAAAGATGGAATGATCTCCCGCCTCAGCGGCGGCGACCAATCTCCCAGAAATCGGTTCCGCCTTATGTGGGTGCAACAACGCCCATACCGACAAGAGACCGTCCGTATCAAAATGATTATTCGTAAGAATATTGACCTGCGGGAAGAAGGACTTGCGATCCGGGTGGGAAATATAGCGCATCGCAATCTCTGTGGCGGTGTCTGCTTTCAGAGGCGTAGGGGTTTTATTCCCCTTCCAGTGACTGAGGTGAAAACTTTGCGGGACAATGCCATCGACCGAAATCTTGGCAACACCCTTCATTGCCTCTTCGTAAAGATAAAAAACCATTGGCCTTCAATATCTGAATGGGGAAATCAGTCGCATCACTCAACGAAAAACATCCGCAAGGAGACGCACCACAGCGCCCTGATTTACATCCGCGTTAAATAAGGTTTGTAACTGTTCAGCATGCCACCATAAGGCTTCAGGGCAAGGCACGAGGAACGCAGAACCGCAACGTATGTATCATACGTGAGAATCGAATACCACAACAACGCCGCCTCATGGAGAAATGGGTCACGCGAAGCCGAAGAGGGGCTTGTCGAATAGTTACAAAAGATTATTCTTTAATCTCTGTCTTCCAATTGGACGACACTATAGCAGAAACACCCCGTCATTTCAAAAACAGTGACCCCGATGCCAGGTTGACTTACAAAGATATAAGCGTTATTAAGGAACCTCTGAATAAGTCATGAATTGTTTTTTCAGGGCACTGATGTCCCGCTTTTGCGTTGCAAATCTTGAACATAGGGGGCGATTCTCTGCGACTTTCGCTTTGAAACGAAACATAAGATCTCCTGAAAAAAAATCAACTCAGACTTAATCAGAGCTTCCTTAACAGAGACCCAATGTAAGCGGAGAAGAATTAAAAATCTTATCAGAGAGGATCACAGAGTGGCGAGAACAAATTTCAAATTTGAAAAAAGAAAGAAAGAATTAGAAAAGTTAAAAAAGAAAGAAGAAAAAAAGAAACGCAAACTGGAAAAGAGCGATGCGCAGGCCAATGAGAACTCAGATCAGTCTCCGGATGAGGGAGAAAGCGTCTAGATCTTCTCAGAATCACTGATTTCCCAGGTAAAAAGGTATGCCAAAAAAGTTTTATGTCGTCTGGGTGGGTCGGAAGACGGGGGTTTTCACAAGCTGGTTGTATACGAAAAAACAGGTTGATCAGTTTCCCGGGGCAATATACAAGTCGTTTACAAGCCGGGAAGAATCAGAAGCAGCTTATACCGCAGGGTGGAAATCATCCCCTACGAAAAAGGTTAGAAAAGAAATCACGAAGCTGTCCGGGTTAGAGCTTGCCTCCACTAAAACATTCGAGGTTGTGATTTACTGTGATGGCGCCTGTGATCCCAATCCAGGCAAAGCAGGGTCAGGGCTGGCTGTTTATCGTAGTGGCAGACTCGTGGAACTCTGGTACGGGCTCTACAACCCCCATGGGACGAACAACACCGCAGAATTGAATGCCTTGCATCAGGCCCTGCTCATCGCGAAACCTTATACTGCTCAGGGGAGGGCCGTTCAAATTTTTTGCGATTCAAAATACACCATCAATTGCGTCACGGTTTGGGCCTATGGCTGGAAGAAAAAGGGCTGGAGAAGAAAGAAGGCGGGAGACATCAAAAACCTGGAAATCATCCAGGAAGCGCATGCCCTGTATGAAAAAATAAGAAAGGGTGCTGTCATCTCACATGTCAAAGCCCACAGCGGAATTGAAGGCAACGAACTGGCCGACCGCATGTCCGTTTTCGGGATCGACCGAAGAGAGCTTTCTTTTTTCCGGTATTCTGAGCCGATGGATATCAAGAAACTCCTGGATTATCGAAGGGGGTAATTTTTTAAAATAACCTGTCGCGTCAACCCGCTTCAAATCTAAGACCTGAGGGCTTGTTTTAAGGAAGACACAAATCCGGACAGGCGTAAAAGATAGTCGGAATCACTTGATGCCGTTTCGATGATTCTCACCAAAGCACTTCCGACGATGACGGCATCGGCTTCCAACCCGATCTTTTTGGCGTCTTCAGGCGTTGAGATCCCAAACCCAACAGCGACCGGTTTCTCCGTCAGCGATTTGATCTGACGGACTCTCTCGCCA
This genomic stretch from Candidatus Manganitrophaceae bacterium harbors:
- a CDS encoding M20/M25/M40 family metallo-hydrolase, which encodes MINTDRMIAHFLKLVQIDSHSRKEGKVALQLKSDLEALGAEVVFDEAGEAVGGEVGNLIARIPGTSKGHAPLLLSAHMDTVVPGEGIKPVIEGKIIKSDGTTILGGDDKSGIAIIIEVLRVIREEKAEHGEIEVVLTICEEDGLVGAKHLDYKNLHARNGLVLDCDRVDFLFTKSPASDRMEFIVHGLEAHSGLAPEAGVSAIQIASEAISRMRLGRIDSETTANIGLIEGGSAVNIIPKCVRVKGESRSRDEEKLEAQTAHMSDCFQEAAAKYFVEIDGKRISGRVEEKIWRDYNKMNLSDATPIVKSIMRAAKRLSVCVQTQATGGGCDANIFNEKGIVVANLGTGMHAIHTVREWVHIDEMSQSARMVLEVVKDPP
- a CDS encoding DUF481 domain-containing protein; translated protein: MNRKILWTILLSLSLWPSFATGQIVNILDEVDDLPEGYSGAVSLPLQWRTGNPDLFQVSGEVDVGFRKRDRLILFIARGEYGEKEGEKFLSGHFEHLRFRKKKTDRFSWELFLQNSHDEFQRLSIRALAGIGVRLTLARWDEGRFTFGTGYMAEYEELTGSPESSQNDLTTFSNRWSNYIQLNLNLQENLLFSETVFIQPVIEQPDDLRILNDTSLKISAGAFFIRNSFLLTIDTRAPEGVERLQTTLKSRLGFDF
- a CDS encoding ribonuclease HI, producing the protein MPKKFYVVWVGRKTGVFTSWLYTKKQVDQFPGAIYKSFTSREESEAAYTAGWKSSPTKKVRKEITKLSGLELASTKTFEVVIYCDGACDPNPGKAGSGLAVYRSGRLVELWYGLYNPHGTNNTAELNALHQALLIAKPYTAQGRAVQIFCDSKYTINCVTVWAYGWKKKGWRRKKAGDIKNLEIIQEAHALYEKIRKGAVISHVKAHSGIEGNELADRMSVFGIDRRELSFFRYSEPMDIKKLLDYRRG
- the elbB gene encoding isoprenoid biosynthesis glyoxalase ElbB, with protein sequence MRRKIGVVLSGCGHLDGAEIQETVVTLLAIDRAGAEAVCMAPDIDQMHVIDHRTGKEMSDKRNVLIESARIARGNIQDLKGVDPAGLDALILPGGYGAAKNLCDFAVKEENCQVDPDVGKLVRSILDARKPIGVICIAPALMAKVAQGKGELVKLTIGNDGETAAALQKMGTEHVDTKVEDIVVDEVHRIVSTPAYMLGKRISEVAEGIEKLVKKVVNMI
- a CDS encoding aldolase — its product is MFFQTMSQLGDTLKGIIEISDRKISVIDASRVRGALIDRLVWTAVFHEKDEMRGTARWIIKMAAPHLGIHLSSIQPLYEARGRGENSGFTVPAINVRVMAYDTARAIFRAASHGEVGAFILEIAKSEMNYTHQSPAEYAAVMTAAAIQEGFTGPLFIQGDHIQVSAKKYTADRETELGGIRQLIKEAITAGFYNIDIDSSTLVVLDRPNIIEQQRDNFEVAADLTAYIRSLEPAGVTISVGGEIGEVGGKNSTVEEFEVYLDQFLESLQRQGSKLTGISKISVQTGTSHGGVPLADGTVAEVKLDFSVLKEISKVAQVKYGLSGAVQHGASTLPAEVFDRFPTTGTAEIHLATEFQNMIYDRIPRVLREEIYTYLRETCKGERTSDQTEEQFIYKTRKKAIGPFKRRLWELPSDLREKIGRSLEERFVFLFNKLNVVKTRDVVAKTVQPVAVSFTIRDEIAAAEAESRKASGPQVQKDINPLAD